From one Amycolatopsis sp. FDAARGOS 1241 genomic stretch:
- a CDS encoding DNA alkylation repair protein — MGADHALISAVRTGLAARADPAKAPAMQAYTKSVMPFRGVAKPGRSALMKEVLATHVLPDRVSFSTTVLALWREAAYREERYAAIDLSGHRAYRRWQDPDLLPLYDELIVTGAWWDYVDEVAIRRVGPILRAHRVEVTPVVLRWASDADRWRRRTAVICQVTAKAEVDRDLLTTAVEANESDPDFFLRKGIGWALRDHARTDPDWVRSFVRNHPGLSPLSTREALKNLV, encoded by the coding sequence ATGGGTGCGGACCACGCGTTGATCTCGGCCGTCCGAACCGGACTCGCCGCGCGCGCCGACCCGGCGAAAGCGCCCGCGATGCAGGCGTACACGAAGTCGGTGATGCCGTTTCGCGGGGTGGCGAAACCCGGGCGGAGCGCGCTCATGAAGGAGGTCTTGGCCACTCACGTGCTGCCCGATCGGGTGAGTTTTTCAACCACCGTCCTGGCTCTGTGGCGGGAAGCTGCCTACCGCGAAGAGCGCTACGCGGCGATCGACCTCTCGGGCCACCGCGCGTATCGCCGGTGGCAGGACCCGGACCTCCTTCCGCTCTACGACGAGCTCATCGTGACCGGCGCGTGGTGGGACTACGTGGACGAGGTCGCGATCCGCCGGGTCGGGCCGATCCTGCGGGCGCACCGCGTGGAGGTCACGCCCGTGGTGCTGCGGTGGGCGTCCGACGCGGACCGCTGGCGCCGGCGCACCGCGGTGATCTGCCAGGTGACAGCCAAAGCGGAGGTCGACCGCGACCTGTTGACCACGGCCGTCGAGGCCAACGAGTCCGACCCGGACTTCTTCCTGCGCAAAGGCATCGGCTGGGCCCTGCGCGACCACGCGAGAACTGATCCGGACTGGGTGCGCTCCTTCGTCCGCAACCACCCGGGCCTGTCGCCACTGTCCACACGGGAGGCGCTGAAGAATCTGGTCTGA